GCGCCCTACCGCGACGCGGGCCACACCGGCACCGCCTACCTGACCGCCGATCAGGTCGCCGACCACGTCGTGGCCTGCACCGAGGCCGGCCTGCAGGCCGGGTTCCACGCCATCGGCGACGCCGCCCTGGACACGGTCGTCACGGGTGTGCGGGCCGCCGCCGACCGGGTCGGCCTCGCCGCCGTCCGGGCCCGGCGCCACCGGATCGAGCACGCCGAGGCGCTGGACGACAAGTCCGTCGCCGCCTTCGCCGAGCTCGGCCTGACCGCCTCGGTGCAGCCGGCCTTCGACGCCGCCTGGGGCGGCCCGGAGGGGATGTACGCGCAGCGGCTGGGGGCCGAGCGGGCCGCCGCGCTCAACCCGTTCGCCGCGCTGCTGAAGGCCGGTGTCCCGCTGGCCTTCGGCTCGGACGCGCCGGTGACCCCGCTCGACCCGTGGGGCGCGGTCCGCGCCGCGGCCTTCCACCGCACCCCCGAGCACCGGATCTCGGTGCGGGCCGCGTTCACCGCGCACACCCGCGGCGGCTGGCGGGCCCTGGGCCGGGACGCCGACGGTGTCCTGGTGCCCGGCGCGGTCGCCAGCTACGCGATCTGGGCGGTCGGCGAGCTCGTCGTACAGGCGCCCGACTCCCGGGTCGCGGGCTGGTCCACCGACCCGCGCTCGGGCACCCCCGGCCTGCCCGACCTGACCCCCGGCGGAGCGCTCCCGGCCTGTCTGCGCACCGTCGTCCGGGGCCGCACCGTGCACCTGGCCTGACCTCCGCGGCCCATCGGGGGCGGGCGGACCGGCTGCCGGTCCGCCCGCCCCCGCCGCATGTCCGGGGGCCGCGCGCGACGCTCCGTGCACAGGCGTATCGTCGGTACGAAACCGTTTCGTTCCACGCCGTTCGCCGGGAGGTCGCCGTCATGCCGGACGCCGAGCCGAGGGCCCGCCGCAGCAGGCTCTCCGAGGACCGCGAACGCGAGCTCCACAGCGCCGTCATCGACCTGCTCCGCGAAGCCGGGTACGACGCGCTCACCATGGACGCCATCGCCGCGCGCACCCGCTCCAGCAAGGCCACCCTCTACCGCCAGTGGGGCGGCAAGCCCGAACTCGTCGTCGCCGCCCTGCGCAGCTGCCGCCCGATCACGGCCGCCGACATCGACACCGGCACCCTCCGCGGCGACCTGCACGAACTCGTCCGGCTGCGCTGCGGCACCTCCGTCCGGGACGCCTCCCTGATGCGCGCCCTCGGCCAGGCCCTGCACAAGGACCCGGACCTGATGCGGGCCTTCCGCACCCTCGTCGTCGAGCCCGAGAACGCCGCACTGGACACCATGCTCCGGCGCGGCGCCGACCGCGGCGAGATCACCCCCGGCCGACCCGCCGCCCGCTTCGTGCCGCACATGGTGCTCGGCGCGCTGGCCGCCCGCCCGCTGCTGGAGGGCGCCGAGGCCGACCCGGCCTACCTCGCGGAGTACGTCGACGCGGTCGTCCTCCCCGCGCTCGGCCTCTGAGCCCCGCCCGCACCCCGCCCCGCGCGTGACCCGCCGACCCGACCCGACAGGACGCCCATGCCCCTCGACGTCCGGCCGCCTGCCGAGCAGGCCGCCGACCGCCGCCCACCGCTGCTGCGCGAACTGCTGCTCATCGGCGCGCTCTACACCGTGTACCGGCTCGGCCGGATCGCCGCCGAGGGACACGTCCCGCGGGCGTTCCGCAACGCCGGCGACGTCTGGCAGCTGGAGCGCTTCCTGCACCTGCCCGACGAGGACGACGTCCAGCGCGTCCTGCTCCACAGCGACCTGCTGATCCACGCCGCCAACGCCTTCTACGCCACCGTGCACTTCCCGGCCACCGTGCTCTTCCTGGTCTGGACGTACTGGCGCCGCCCGGCCCACTACGTCTGGATACGCCGGGTCCTCACCGCGCTGACCGGCGCCGGCCTGGCCCTGCACCTGCTGCTGCCGCTCGCCCCGCCCCGGATGCTCGACGTCACCGGCCTGATCGACACCGCGCAGGTCTACGGGCCGACGGTCTACGGCGACCCGGACACCGACAGCCTCTCCAACCAGTTCGCCGCGATGCCCTCGCTGCACGTCGGCTGGGCCCTGACCGTCGCGGTCGGGCTGATCGCCGCCACCCGCAGCCGCTGGCGGTGGCTCTGGCTGCTGCACCCGGCCGTCACCTACCTGGTGGTCGTCGGCACGGCCAACCACTACTGGCTGGACGGCATCGTCGCGATCGCCCTCACCGGGGCGGCCCTGCTGCTGCTCAGACCGCCCGGCCGCACCCCGTCGGACGCCCCCGGCTGCCCGGACCGCGCGCCCCGATCCCGGCGTCCGTGCCCGCGTCCTGAGGCCCGCCCGCGCCCTGTGACCGCCGCCACCCCGTCGTCCGCGGCCGCACCCATCCGGGGTACCGTCTTGGCACGGCACCCGAGTCCGGGCGAGCCGATGACATGGGCGGCACAGCAAGAGAGATGGTGCGCAGGTGGCACTGCCGGTGGAACAGGAGCAGCCGGTGGCGGACGAGGAAGCGACGGCCGCACCGACCCGGCCGGGACGCCTGGCGCGGATCCGGGCCGGCCTGCCCAGGACGGCCCTGGCCGCCCTCTGCGGCCTGCTGTCCGCCGCCGCCTTCCCGCCCTACGACCTGTGGCCGCTGTCCATCGTGGGCGTCGCCGCGCTCTCGCTGCTCACCCGGGGCCGCACCCTGCGCCAGGGCGCCTGGACGGGCTTCGCGTACGGCCTGCCGTTCTTCCTCGGGCTGCTGTCGTGGCTGCGGGTGGTCGGCTGGGACGCCACCGTCGGCCTCTCGGTGATCGAGGCGCTGTTCCTGGCGGCGCTCGGCGCCGCCCTGGCCGCGGTCTCCCGGCTGCGCACCTGGCCGCTCTGGGCGGCCTGCCTCTGGGTGACCCAGGAGTGGGCCCGCGACCGCCTCCCGCTGGGCGGCTTCCCCTGGGGGCGGCTCGCCTTCGCCAACACCGCCAGCCCGTTCACCCCGCTCGCCGCGCTCGGCGGCGCCCCGCTGGTGACCTTCGCCGTCGCGCTGAGCGGCACCCTGCTGGCCTGGGCGGTGCTGCGGCTGCGCGGCCCGCGCCGGGCCCCGCGCGCGGCCGCGCTGGCCTGCCTCGGCGCCATCGCCTCGCTGCTGGCCGGACTGGTCGTGCCGGTGCCCACCAAGGGCGCCGACACCCTGAAGGTCGCGCTGATCCAGGGCAACGTGGCGCACCCCGGCATGGACTTCCTCGGCCGCCCGATGCAGGTCCTGGACAACCACGCGACCGAGACCGAGAAGCTCGCCGCCGACATCGCCGCCGGCCGGGCCCCAAGCCGGACGTGGTGATCTGGCCCGAGAACGCCTCGGACCTCGACCCGTTCTCCGTCCCCGAGGCGTACGTCCGGATCGACCAGGCGGTCAAGGCCGTCGGCGTGCCCACTCTGGTCGGCGCGCTGGTCGACGGGCCGGACGCCCAGCACGTCCAGAACGAGGGCATCGTCTGGAGCCCCACCACCGGCCCGGGCGCCTCGTACACCAAGCAGCACCCGGTGCCGTTCGGCGAGTTCGTGCCCTTCCGTGCGGAGCTGTCCAAGGTGATCACCCGGCTGCAGCGGGTCGCCCGGGACTTCTACCCCGGCGACCACAACGGCGTCATGCAGCTCGGCCCGGCGCGGATCGGCGACGTGATCTGCTTCGAGGTCGCCTACGACGAGATCGTCCGCGACACCGTCGACGACGGCGGCCGGGTGCTGGTCGTGCAGACCAACAACGCCACCTACAACCGCACCGGCCAGACCGAGCAGCAGCTCGCGATGAGCCGCCTGCGCGCCGTCGAGCACGGCCGGGCCGTGCTGATCGCCGCGACCAGCGGCATCAGCGCCGTGATCGCGCCGGACGGCTCGGTGCTCCAGCAGACCAAGGAGCTCACGCCCGCGATCATCAACGCCTCCGTACCGCTGCGCGACTCCCGCACCGTCGCCGACCGGGTGGGGGCCGGGCCCGAGTGGGCACTCGCCCTCGCGGGCCTGCTGGCCTGCGGTGCGGTCGCGGCGGGCGCCGTCCGCCGCCGCCGTTCCGGCGGAACACCTGCGCAGCCGGAGCCGTTGGACCAGGTGGTGCCTTAGGGCCCGTCCGCCTGCCGCCGCGCGCACGGCCGGACGCGCCCCAGCCGCGGCCGGAGGTGCCGGCCGCCGTGCCCCCGGGCGCGCCGGAACGCACCACGACGGAGTGGATCCCTACCGTGACCCAGCAAGACTCACCGGCCCGTCCCGCCCCGCGCA
The Kitasatospora paranensis genome window above contains:
- a CDS encoding TetR/AcrR family transcriptional regulator, with the translated sequence MPDAEPRARRSRLSEDRERELHSAVIDLLREAGYDALTMDAIAARTRSSKATLYRQWGGKPELVVAALRSCRPITAADIDTGTLRGDLHELVRLRCGTSVRDASLMRALGQALHKDPDLMRAFRTLVVEPENAALDTMLRRGADRGEITPGRPAARFVPHMVLGALAARPLLEGAEADPAYLAEYVDAVVLPALGL